Proteins from a genomic interval of Musa acuminata AAA Group cultivar baxijiao chromosome BXJ1-9, Cavendish_Baxijiao_AAA, whole genome shotgun sequence:
- the LOC103997689 gene encoding equilibrative nucleotide transporter 3 isoform X2, which translates to MSQQAETGEAIRNEGKYMAILVCWLLGNGCLFSWNSMLTIEDYYVYLFPSYHPTRVLTLVYQPFALGTIAILAYHEAKINTRRRNLAGYSLFFLSSLALIVLDVATSGKGGIGVFIGVCVVSGAFGVADAHVQGGMVGDLSLMSPVLIQSFLAGLAASGALTSALRLITKAAFENSQDGLRKGAMMFFAISCFFELLCVFLYAIVFPKLPIVKFYRAKAASEGSMTVSADLAAGGIQTHHAQGVEEDPKLDERLNNRQLLLQNIDYAVDIFLIYVLTLSIFPGFLSEDTGSHSLGSWYALVLIAMYNVWDLIGRYIPLLKRFKLASRKCLMAAILSRFILIPAFYFTAKYGDQGWMIVLTSFLGLSNGYLTVCVLTAAPKGYKGPEQNALGNLLVLCLLAGIFAGVTLDWLWLIGKGW; encoded by the exons ATGAGTCAGCAGGCTGAAACTGGAGAAGCGATTAGAAATGAG GGAAAGTATATGGCAATTCTTGTATGCTGGTTACTAGGAAATGGATGCCTTTTTTCATGGAATAGTATGCTGACGATTGAAGATTACTATGTTTACCTCTTTCCG AGCTACCACCCAACTAGAGTACTTACTCTTGTTTACCAACCTTTCGCCCTTGGAACTATTGCAATACTTGCGTATCACGAAGCAAAGATTAACACCAGAAGGCGCAACCTTGCTGGATATTCTCTCTTTTTCTTAAGTTCGTTAGCTCTAATTGTG TTGGATGTGGCAACATCTGGAAAAGGAGGTATTGGAGTCTTTATCGGTGTATGTGTTGTAAGTGGAGCATTTGGAGTTGCCGATGCACATGTTCAAGGAGGGATGGTTGGTGatctatccctaatgtccccagtGCTTATTCAA TCCTTCTTGGCTGGGCTGGCAGCTTCAGGAGCTTTAACATCTGCTCTTAGGTTAATCACAAAAGCAGCTTTTGAGAACTCCCAGGATGGTCTTCGAAAGGGTGCAA TGATGTTCTTTGCAATTTCATGTTTTTTCGAGCTTCTCTGTGTTTTTCTATATGCAATTGTCTTCCCCAAACTGCCAATTGTGAAGTTTTACCGAGCAAAGGCAGCTTCTGAAGGGTCAATGACTGTCTCTGCTGACCTTGCTGCCGGCGGAATACAAACACACCATGCCCAAGGG GTTGAGGAGGATCCAAAACTTGATGAACGCTTGAACAACAGACAGTTACTTTTGCAAAATATCGATTATGCTGTCGACATTTTTCTGATATATGTTTTGACGTTGTCCATTTTTCCTGGATTCCTGTCAGAGGATACGGGCTCCCACAGCTTGGGCTCATG GTATGCACTTGTTCTGATTGCGATGTATAACGTGTGGGACCTCATTGGGAGATATATACCTCTTTTGAAGCGGTTCAAGCTTGCATCTAGGAAATGTCTCATGGCCGCAATTCTTTCACGTTTCATACTCATTCCAGCTTTCTACTTCACAGCAAAGTATGGAGATCAAGGCTGGATGATCGTGTTAACATCATTCTTAGGACTTAGCAATGGTTATCTGACGGTCTGTGTTCTTACTGCTGCACCTAAAGGATACAAG GGACCAGAGCAAAATGCTTTAGGGAACTTGCTTGTACTATGTCTTCTAGCAGGTATATTTGCAGGGGTGACACTCGATTGGCTGTGGCTGATTGGCAAAGGCTGGTGA
- the LOC103997689 gene encoding equilibrative nucleotide transporter 3 isoform X1 — protein sequence MSQQAETGEAIRNEGKYMAILVCWLLGNGCLFSWNSMLTIEDYYVYLFPSYHPTRVLTLVYQPFALGTIAILAYHEAKINTRRRNLAGYSLFFLSSLALIVLDVATSGKGGIGVFIGVCVVSGAFGVADAHVQGGMVGDLSLMSPVLIQSFLAGLAASGALTSALRLITKAAFENSQDGLRKGAMMFFAISCFFELLCVFLYAIVFPKLPIVKFYRAKAASEGSMTVSADLAAGGIQTHHAQGLLQVEEDPKLDERLNNRQLLLQNIDYAVDIFLIYVLTLSIFPGFLSEDTGSHSLGSWYALVLIAMYNVWDLIGRYIPLLKRFKLASRKCLMAAILSRFILIPAFYFTAKYGDQGWMIVLTSFLGLSNGYLTVCVLTAAPKGYKGPEQNALGNLLVLCLLAGIFAGVTLDWLWLIGKGW from the exons ATGAGTCAGCAGGCTGAAACTGGAGAAGCGATTAGAAATGAG GGAAAGTATATGGCAATTCTTGTATGCTGGTTACTAGGAAATGGATGCCTTTTTTCATGGAATAGTATGCTGACGATTGAAGATTACTATGTTTACCTCTTTCCG AGCTACCACCCAACTAGAGTACTTACTCTTGTTTACCAACCTTTCGCCCTTGGAACTATTGCAATACTTGCGTATCACGAAGCAAAGATTAACACCAGAAGGCGCAACCTTGCTGGATATTCTCTCTTTTTCTTAAGTTCGTTAGCTCTAATTGTG TTGGATGTGGCAACATCTGGAAAAGGAGGTATTGGAGTCTTTATCGGTGTATGTGTTGTAAGTGGAGCATTTGGAGTTGCCGATGCACATGTTCAAGGAGGGATGGTTGGTGatctatccctaatgtccccagtGCTTATTCAA TCCTTCTTGGCTGGGCTGGCAGCTTCAGGAGCTTTAACATCTGCTCTTAGGTTAATCACAAAAGCAGCTTTTGAGAACTCCCAGGATGGTCTTCGAAAGGGTGCAA TGATGTTCTTTGCAATTTCATGTTTTTTCGAGCTTCTCTGTGTTTTTCTATATGCAATTGTCTTCCCCAAACTGCCAATTGTGAAGTTTTACCGAGCAAAGGCAGCTTCTGAAGGGTCAATGACTGTCTCTGCTGACCTTGCTGCCGGCGGAATACAAACACACCATGCCCAAGGG CTTTTGCAGGTTGAGGAGGATCCAAAACTTGATGAACGCTTGAACAACAGACAGTTACTTTTGCAAAATATCGATTATGCTGTCGACATTTTTCTGATATATGTTTTGACGTTGTCCATTTTTCCTGGATTCCTGTCAGAGGATACGGGCTCCCACAGCTTGGGCTCATG GTATGCACTTGTTCTGATTGCGATGTATAACGTGTGGGACCTCATTGGGAGATATATACCTCTTTTGAAGCGGTTCAAGCTTGCATCTAGGAAATGTCTCATGGCCGCAATTCTTTCACGTTTCATACTCATTCCAGCTTTCTACTTCACAGCAAAGTATGGAGATCAAGGCTGGATGATCGTGTTAACATCATTCTTAGGACTTAGCAATGGTTATCTGACGGTCTGTGTTCTTACTGCTGCACCTAAAGGATACAAG GGACCAGAGCAAAATGCTTTAGGGAACTTGCTTGTACTATGTCTTCTAGCAGGTATATTTGCAGGGGTGACACTCGATTGGCTGTGGCTGATTGGCAAAGGCTGGTGA
- the LOC135592954 gene encoding uncharacterized GPI-anchored protein At4g28100-like isoform X2: protein MRASAVSMQLALFLVSVASLAASLADGVTPHIYSDEQQPLTASEFGSTTVPAFPLARTDNHSACRLDLSDELFGGVGDACVRGGLDRSRCCPVLAAWLFAAHARSALEIRPPPAAEDGLGGADGPMMPDDNQKCVDSLQSALERRDIRLPRPNATCDTVLCYCGIRLHQIGSLRCPTAFNVSGGATVARNVTPTASVRQLERDCRNASYAGCNRCLHSLEKLKETGGGVGGDNGDRATKMLGRDCQLMGLTWLLARNKTAYIPTVSAVLRAVLYSTHPPQADGSGGGSVYKCSPDQENMPLAVDSLQFPHQPDSAAAATTYRSASPSALVLSSVVLPILLLSHLPLL, encoded by the exons ATGAGAGCGTCTGCTGTCTCGATGCAGCTCGCTCTCTTCCTCGTCTCCGTCGCCTCCCTGGCGGCTTCCCTTGCCGACGGAGTCACCCCGCATATCTACTCCGACGAGCAACAACCTCTCACCGCCAGTGAGTTCGGCTCGACTACTGTCCCGGCCTTCCCGTTGGCTCGGACGGACAACCACAGCGCGTGCCGACTTGACCTCTCTGACGAGCTCTTTGGCGGAGTCGGGGACGCCTGTGTCCGCGGCGGCCTCGACCGGAGCCGCTGCTGCCCCGTGCTCGCCGCCTGGCTCTTCGCGGCGCATGCCCGTTCCGCCCTGGAGATCCGCCCGCCGCCTGCGGCGGAGGACGGGCTGGGTGGCGCGGACGGGCCGATGATGCCGGACGACAACCAGAAGTGCGTGGACTCGCTGCAGAGCGCGCTGGAGCGGCGTGACATCCGCCTGCCGCGGCCCAACGCCACCTGCGACACCGTGCTTTGCTACTGCGGCATCCGCCTCCACCAGATCGGGTCGCTCCGCTGTCCAACCGCCTTCAACGTCAGCGGCGGCGCCACCGTCGCCCGTAACGTCACGCCGACGGCATCTGTTCGGCAGCTCGAGCGCGACTGCCGGAATGCTTCCTACGCTGGCTGCAATCGCTGCCTCCACTCGCTGGAGAAG CTGAAGGAGACTGGTGGCGGTGTTGGGGGCGACAACGGGGATCGCGCGACGAAGATGCTGGGACGGGACTGCCAGCTGATGGGTCTGACGTGGCTGCTGGCGAGGAACAAGACGGCGTACATCCCCACCGTGTCAGCCGTCCTGCGTGCCGTGCTCTACAGCACCCACCCACCGCAGGCCGATGGCAGTGGAGGAGGGTCCGTCTACAAGTGCAGCCCGGACCAGGAGAACATGCCCCTCGCCGTCGACTCCCTCCAATTCCCGCACCAACCtgactccgccgccgccgccaccacttaTCGTTCCGCCTCCCCTTCCGCCCTCGTGCTTTCCTCCGTCGTGCTGCCTATCCTTCTGCTCTCTCATCTTCCCCTGCTGTAG
- the LOC135592952 gene encoding disease resistance RPP13-like protein 4: MSKEGIIEVVVSPLLKHLENARRRVLEVEGSDAISEIISLFDNIGRDIRDMEDVFRRAERWEKDVVRDFGVVARLVDDILEEDCTLPKFQSKLRVIDAEISDLRGRVTPPLQLPPVESSAAASSGSLPSMFSSLQASQEWRRLELDKKIFESSTISNLLVSYENLDLQLKLCLLCFSIFPENALLKKRLMIYWWIGEGLVTPKKGKTAEEIGEDCLRKLIMNGMVEPVFRKRSSAIEYCKVHPWTRRMLISVARRNQFFDFDSEGVPRSDFSVSRHACLVTARGGDSQQTLSRGQSNASELIALFNVDEQYLRLDKSWFSEMRKIKVLQLGRWQRQAKHHIEVESTEFLEGLRGFKHLSYLSFQGISRITELPASIGKVSNLRILDLRACHNLEKLTSGITNLKKLTHLDVSECHLLEFIPKGISSLSQLQVLKGFVVGDSRSKHPCRLNELAKLEKLRKLSMIIGNKVTVTEDELGDLKSCRALRSLTITWIVLPPKKAVSRLTRMATMTMTSLSLPVGLEKLDLRCFPGKLAPEWLNPSALRSLKKLYLRGGTLKSLGLERFPPTWNVEVLRLKFLSELEVEWSQIRASFPGLVYLEIFQCSRLRSFPCDEDGVWVKRGGQTSAPAARGLAEGDQR; this comes from the coding sequence atgtcgaaggaaggaATTATTGAGGTCGTGGTTTCCCCATTGTTGAAGCATCTGGAGAATGCCAGGCGCCGTGTTCTGGAAGTCGAGGGAAGTGATGCAATCTCGGAGATCATCTCACTGTTTGACAACATCGGAAGGGATATTCGAGACATGGAGGATGTCTTCCGGCGAGCAGAGCGATGGGAAAAGGACGTGGTACGCGATTTTGGAGTGGTTGCTCGACTAGTCGACGACATCTTGGAAGAAGATTGCACCCTCCCCAAGTTCCAATCCAAGCTTCGAGTCATCGATGCGGAGATCTCCGACCTGAGAGGCCGCGTGACTCCACCGCTCCAACTACCTCCCGTCGAGAGTTCAGCTGCGGCATCGTCTGGGAGTCTTCCTTCGATGTTCAGCTCCCTGCAAGCATCCCAAGAGTGGCGACGGCTCGAATTGGATAAGAAGATCTTTGAAAGCAGCACCATCTCTAATCTTCTGGTGAGCTACGAGAACCTCGACCTTCAGTTGAAGTTATGCTTGCTCTGCTTCTCTATTTTCCCAGAGAATGCACTCCTAAAGAAAAGGCTTATGATCTACTGGTGGATCGGGGAGGGACTAGTAACCCCGAAGAAGGGGAAGACTGCCGAGGAGATCGGAGAGGATTGCTTGAGGAAGCTAATCATGAATGGAATGGTCGAGCCAGTATTCAGGAAACGGAGCTCGGCCATAGAGTACTGCAAGGTGCATCCATGGACGAGACGAATGCTTATTTCTGTGGCCAGGAGAAATCAGTTCTTTGACTTCGACTCGGAAGGAGTTCCTCGGTCAGACTTCTCTGTGAGCCGTCATGCTTGCTTGGTGACCGCCAGGGGAGGGGATTCGCAGCAAACCCTCTCGAGGGGCCAATCCAATGCCAGTGAATTGATTGCGCTGTTCAACGTCGACGAGCAATATCTGAGACTCGACAAGAGCTGGTTCTCAGAGATGAGGAAGATCAAAGTGCTGCAACTCGGAAGGTGGCAGAGACAAGCGAAGCACCATATCGAGGTGGAGAGCACGGAGTTCTTGGAAGGACTGAGGGGGTTCAAGCACTTGAGTTACCTCTCCTTCCAAGGCATTTCCAGAATCACAGAGCTGCCGGCATCCATTGGCAAGGTCTCCAATTTGAGGATCTTGGATCTCCGGGCGTGCCATAACTTGGAGAAACTGACATCAGGGATCACAAACCTGAAGAAACTGACCCATTTGGATGTGTCGGAGTGTCACCTGCTAGAGTTCATCCCCAAGGGGATCAGCTCACTGTCACAGCTCCAAGTGCTGAAGGGATTCGTCGTCGGTGACTCGAGAAGCAAGCACCCGTGTCGACTCAACGAGCTGGCCAAATTGGAGAAACTGAGGAAGCTGAGTATGATCATAGGGAACAAGGTGACAGTGACAGAGGATGAGCTTGGCGATCTGAAAAGCTGCAGAGCCCTTCGCTCGTTAACCATAACATGGATCGTATTGCCACCTAAGAAGGCAGTTTCGAGGCTAACAAGGATGGCGACTATGACAATGACATCACTCTCCCTTCCCGTTGGTCTTGAGAAGCTCGATCTTCGATGCTTTCCGGGTAAGCTGGCACCAGAATGGTTGAATCCTTCTGCGTTGAGGAGCTTGAAGAAGCTGTACCTCAGAGGAGGGACGCTGAAGAGCCTTGGGCTGGAAAGATTCCCACCGACTTGGAATGTGGAGGTGCTACGTCTCAAGTTTCTAAGTGAATTGGAGGTGGAATGGTCTCAAATACGAGCAAGCTTTCCAGGCCTCGTTTACTTGGAGATCTTCCAATGCAGCAGACTTCGATCCTTTCCATGCGATGAAGATGGAGTGTGGGTGAAACGTGGTGGGCAGACATCTGCTCCGGCAGCACGAGGACTTGCTGAGGGTGACCAAAGGTAG
- the LOC103997688 gene encoding cyclin-D6-1-like — translation MEFDLENPLTSSEDEHQGWGSISALFAAESDHMISTVGLMDLSSRRDAVSLVLQAQFDCNLDPFVAYLAINYIDRFLSKRKIQREKPWIIQLLSIACLSLASKMKKTNFMLANFQGKEGFIFDAQTIRRMELLVLGTLDWRMRSVTPFSFLSFFISFFSPARPPLLQALKAHATQILLKAKNEIKMLEFKPSVVAASSLLSAAYEIFPIQFPAFRAAVSSCNFVNEEKLWECSIVIGAATATAMDGCDDSAGMGEGSSPETPVTVLGRHSSSSESETAVGSSSDGRELKKRRTTSTLRASCDHSG, via the exons ATGGAGTTCGATCTTGAGAACCCGCTGACGAGTTCCGAAGACGAGCACCAGGGCTGGGGCTCCATCTCGGCGCTCTTCGCCGCGGAGTCCGACCACATGATCTCCACCGTCGGTCTCATGGATCTCTCCTCCCGGAGAGACGCCGTGTCTTTGGTCCTCCAG GCGCAGTTCGATTGCAATCTGGATCCCTTCGTCGCTTACCTCGCAATCAACTACATCGATCGGTTCCTATCCAAGCGCAAAATCCAG AGAGAGAAGCCGTGGATCATCCAGTTGCTCTCTATCGCCTGCCTCTCCCTTGCCTCCAAGATGAAGAAGACCAACTTCATGCTCGCGAATTTCCAG GGAAAGGAAGGATTCATATTCGACGCTCAAACGATCCGGAGGATGGAGCTTCTGGTGCTTGGGACTTTGGATTGGAGGATGCGATCCGTCACCCCTTTTTCCTTCCTAAGTTTCTTCATCTCCTTCTTCTCGCCGGCTCGACCCCCTCTCCTTCAAGCCCTCAAAGCCCATGCCACCCAAATCCTTCTCAAAGCTAAAAACG aGATCAAGATGCTGGAGTTCAAACCTTCGGTGGTGGCTGCATCCTCACTGCTCTCCGCTGCCTACGAAATCTTCCCCATCCAGTTCCCGGCCTTCCGCGCCGCCGTCTCCTCCTGCAACTTCGTAAATGAA GAGAAGTTGTGGGAGTGCAGCATCGTGATAGGAGCCGCGACAGCAACGGCGATGGACGGCTGCGATGATTCGGCCGGGATGGGCGAAGGGTCAAGCCCCGAGACGCCAGTTACCGTCCTCGGCCGCCACTCCTCGAGCTCCGAGAGCGAGACCGCCGTTGGATCCTCATCGGACGGCCGGGAGCTCAAGAAGCGCCGGACCACTTCCACCCTCCGCGCCTCCTGCGATCACAGCGGATAA
- the LOC103997689 gene encoding equilibrative nucleotide transporter 3 isoform X3 produces the protein MAILVCWLLGNGCLFSWNSMLTIEDYYVYLFPSYHPTRVLTLVYQPFALGTIAILAYHEAKINTRRRNLAGYSLFFLSSLALIVLDVATSGKGGIGVFIGVCVVSGAFGVADAHVQGGMVGDLSLMSPVLIQSFLAGLAASGALTSALRLITKAAFENSQDGLRKGAMMFFAISCFFELLCVFLYAIVFPKLPIVKFYRAKAASEGSMTVSADLAAGGIQTHHAQGLLQVEEDPKLDERLNNRQLLLQNIDYAVDIFLIYVLTLSIFPGFLSEDTGSHSLGSWYALVLIAMYNVWDLIGRYIPLLKRFKLASRKCLMAAILSRFILIPAFYFTAKYGDQGWMIVLTSFLGLSNGYLTVCVLTAAPKGYKGPEQNALGNLLVLCLLAGIFAGVTLDWLWLIGKGW, from the exons ATGGCAATTCTTGTATGCTGGTTACTAGGAAATGGATGCCTTTTTTCATGGAATAGTATGCTGACGATTGAAGATTACTATGTTTACCTCTTTCCG AGCTACCACCCAACTAGAGTACTTACTCTTGTTTACCAACCTTTCGCCCTTGGAACTATTGCAATACTTGCGTATCACGAAGCAAAGATTAACACCAGAAGGCGCAACCTTGCTGGATATTCTCTCTTTTTCTTAAGTTCGTTAGCTCTAATTGTG TTGGATGTGGCAACATCTGGAAAAGGAGGTATTGGAGTCTTTATCGGTGTATGTGTTGTAAGTGGAGCATTTGGAGTTGCCGATGCACATGTTCAAGGAGGGATGGTTGGTGatctatccctaatgtccccagtGCTTATTCAA TCCTTCTTGGCTGGGCTGGCAGCTTCAGGAGCTTTAACATCTGCTCTTAGGTTAATCACAAAAGCAGCTTTTGAGAACTCCCAGGATGGTCTTCGAAAGGGTGCAA TGATGTTCTTTGCAATTTCATGTTTTTTCGAGCTTCTCTGTGTTTTTCTATATGCAATTGTCTTCCCCAAACTGCCAATTGTGAAGTTTTACCGAGCAAAGGCAGCTTCTGAAGGGTCAATGACTGTCTCTGCTGACCTTGCTGCCGGCGGAATACAAACACACCATGCCCAAGGG CTTTTGCAGGTTGAGGAGGATCCAAAACTTGATGAACGCTTGAACAACAGACAGTTACTTTTGCAAAATATCGATTATGCTGTCGACATTTTTCTGATATATGTTTTGACGTTGTCCATTTTTCCTGGATTCCTGTCAGAGGATACGGGCTCCCACAGCTTGGGCTCATG GTATGCACTTGTTCTGATTGCGATGTATAACGTGTGGGACCTCATTGGGAGATATATACCTCTTTTGAAGCGGTTCAAGCTTGCATCTAGGAAATGTCTCATGGCCGCAATTCTTTCACGTTTCATACTCATTCCAGCTTTCTACTTCACAGCAAAGTATGGAGATCAAGGCTGGATGATCGTGTTAACATCATTCTTAGGACTTAGCAATGGTTATCTGACGGTCTGTGTTCTTACTGCTGCACCTAAAGGATACAAG GGACCAGAGCAAAATGCTTTAGGGAACTTGCTTGTACTATGTCTTCTAGCAGGTATATTTGCAGGGGTGACACTCGATTGGCTGTGGCTGATTGGCAAAGGCTGGTGA
- the LOC135592954 gene encoding uncharacterized GPI-anchored protein At4g28100-like isoform X1: protein MRASAVSMQLALFLVSVASLAASLADGVTPHIYSDEQQPLTASEFGSTTVPAFPLARTDNHSACRLDLSDELFGGVGDACVRGGLDRSRCCPVLAAWLFAAHARSALEIRPPPAAEDGLGGADGPMMPDDNQKCVDSLQSALERRDIRLPRPNATCDTVLCYCGIRLHQIGSLRCPTAFNVSGGATVARNVTPTASVRQLERDCRNASYAGCNRCLHSLEKLKETGGGVGGDNGDRATKMLGRDCQLMGLTWLLARNKTAYIPTVSAVLRAVLYSTHPPQADGSGGGSVYKCSPDQENMPLAVDSLQFPHQPDSAAAATTYRSASPSALVLSSVVLPILLLSHLPLLTIFQRTTVSAVNNHT, encoded by the exons ATGAGAGCGTCTGCTGTCTCGATGCAGCTCGCTCTCTTCCTCGTCTCCGTCGCCTCCCTGGCGGCTTCCCTTGCCGACGGAGTCACCCCGCATATCTACTCCGACGAGCAACAACCTCTCACCGCCAGTGAGTTCGGCTCGACTACTGTCCCGGCCTTCCCGTTGGCTCGGACGGACAACCACAGCGCGTGCCGACTTGACCTCTCTGACGAGCTCTTTGGCGGAGTCGGGGACGCCTGTGTCCGCGGCGGCCTCGACCGGAGCCGCTGCTGCCCCGTGCTCGCCGCCTGGCTCTTCGCGGCGCATGCCCGTTCCGCCCTGGAGATCCGCCCGCCGCCTGCGGCGGAGGACGGGCTGGGTGGCGCGGACGGGCCGATGATGCCGGACGACAACCAGAAGTGCGTGGACTCGCTGCAGAGCGCGCTGGAGCGGCGTGACATCCGCCTGCCGCGGCCCAACGCCACCTGCGACACCGTGCTTTGCTACTGCGGCATCCGCCTCCACCAGATCGGGTCGCTCCGCTGTCCAACCGCCTTCAACGTCAGCGGCGGCGCCACCGTCGCCCGTAACGTCACGCCGACGGCATCTGTTCGGCAGCTCGAGCGCGACTGCCGGAATGCTTCCTACGCTGGCTGCAATCGCTGCCTCCACTCGCTGGAGAAG CTGAAGGAGACTGGTGGCGGTGTTGGGGGCGACAACGGGGATCGCGCGACGAAGATGCTGGGACGGGACTGCCAGCTGATGGGTCTGACGTGGCTGCTGGCGAGGAACAAGACGGCGTACATCCCCACCGTGTCAGCCGTCCTGCGTGCCGTGCTCTACAGCACCCACCCACCGCAGGCCGATGGCAGTGGAGGAGGGTCCGTCTACAAGTGCAGCCCGGACCAGGAGAACATGCCCCTCGCCGTCGACTCCCTCCAATTCCCGCACCAACCtgactccgccgccgccgccaccacttaTCGTTCCGCCTCCCCTTCCGCCCTCGTGCTTTCCTCCGTCGTGCTGCCTATCCTTCTGCTCTCTCATCTTCCCCTGCT AACTATTTTCCAGAGGACGACGGTCAGTGCAGTCAACAATCATACATAA